In the Flavobacteriales bacterium genome, CAGTGGGGCTTCTCACTGATCCGAGGCCGCATGGAGAATGAGGGCTGCGAGGCCAACAAGAAGCGTCTGCATCGGATCTACAAGGAGTGCAAGCTACCTCAGCGCAAGCGCACCAAGCGCCGTATCCCCGAGCGGGTGAAGGACCCGATCGTGCTGCCCATCGGGCCGAACATCACCTGGAGCATGGACTTCATGCACGATGCGCTGGCCACCGGCCGCAAGTACAGGACCTTCAACGTGATGGACGACTTCAACCGGGAGGCCTTATGCATCGCGGTGGATACATCCCTGCCAGCCCCTCGGGTGATCAGGGAGCTCGAACAACTCATCGAGTGGCGCGGCAAGCCCGAACGCCTGCGCATGGACAACGGGCCGGAGTTCATCGCGCAGGCCATGAAGGAATGGGCTGCCACCAACGGCATCGAGTTCACCTACATTCAGCCTGGCCGGCCCATGCAGAACGGCCTGATCGAGCGCTTCAACAGGACATACCGGACCGAAGTGCTGGATGCCTGGATCTTCGAGTCCCTCGAACAGGTCCGGCAAATGTCCCAGGAGTGGATGTGGCGCTACAACCATGTGCGCCCGCACGGTTCGCTGCTCCGCCTCTCGCCCCGTGCGTTCCTGTTGAAATGTGGACAACTCCCTGCCCACTACACAGGCTCACGCGCGGAGTTCCCCACAGTTCAACAGGACATCCACAACACCACCACACCTAGAAGTACCTTTACAATCCACTGCGCCTAAAAGGGGGGTGCTTACAGTACTTATTCTTAATAATCCAATATCTGGCATTTCGGCCACTGGCGGACTTGGCGATAATCCACTCATCATTGTGGGCTATTGCAACCACTGACATTGGCACAACTTCTACTCCAGACTTGGCGCAACTCTCTTGCTGGTATAGAATTCTCCTGTCGATGTTGTCAAACTCGGATAGGTAGATATTGTTACCCAAATGATTCTCCTTCGTTCCAAAGCAACAAGACTGAAGAATCAGTGAAAGTCCGATAGTTGTATGTGTCAAGATGATCTTCACGCCGATTCCTATTTCATTGCACCTAACGGATGAGGCTTGCAGCAGTGCGCTCGTGCGTTGGCTCTTTGGTGCGTTGGGGCGCATTGCTGCAAGCCGATGTTAGGTGCCGTCGCGTCTTCCGCATTTGGTCCCGCCCATTGCTGCAAGGTAGTGGCTTGCTGTCAGTGGACAAGCGGGACTCAGAACCCGGCCCGGCTGTTTGCATTGGGGCTTCAGCGGTTAAGCGCAGTGGGGCACCATTGCGCTCAGGGGCTTGTTGGCAACTCGGGTCCGTAGTGAATGACGGTCGATGGCCGGACGGTAACTTGCAACGCTCTATGGAACAGAAGCTACTACACACTACTCAGGACAGAGTCAAGCGAATGTAGGGCGCGCCCACGTAGGCAAGCGAAGTGAGATAAAACCCTGGTGCAACTTTGGGCACCATTTAGAAGAGGACAACCCACGCCATGAACTTGGATGAGAACACGAAGAAAGGGTATGAGCTAATCAATCGTCGCCGCAAGCAATGGGCGAACGAGGAAGAGGTTCGGCATGCATGGATGAAGGGGCTAGAGGAAGCGCTTCAAATCGACTTGGATGCAGAGCGCGCGAAGCGGGACTCGAGTTACAACAATGTGGTGATCGAGTTTAAGGCCCCCGGGCTTTTCAATGGCAGCGAGAAGAGTCCGAAGTTCATCGAGGCAACAGAAAGCCGCTTACTGAAATACATCGAGCGTCTGTCTAAGGAGCAAGGGCTTGATGAAAAAGACTACATCGGCGTAGCAATTGACGGCGACCATGTCGCGTTCGCCCAAGTGCAGGATGGGCGCATTGTCCACCAGCCATTGATTCCTTTCTCCACCACCGCGTTTCAAATGGTGGTAGATGCGCTCCGGGCTAACTTTCGTCGTGCAATCACAGCCGAGAACTTGGCGGAGGATTTCGGTCACCTATCGTTGACGGGCCGTGAGTTCATGCAAGAGCTATCGAATGCTTTAGCGGATTCACTCGGAGGGCATGGTAATCGGAAGATTAAAATGCTGTTTGAGGAATGGGCCACACTTTACGGCCAGGCCGCAGACCTGAGCATTCAACAACGGAAAAAGATCAATGGGTCGCTCGGTTTTGACTTCGATGGTCCCGCGAGCATCGACTTACCGGCTAAGCTCTTCGTTACACACACGTTCCATTCGCTTCTGATGAAGTTGATCGCGGCGGAAATCGTGGCGGCGCATGGCATGGCATCGAGCACGTCGCTCATTCACGAACTGCTGACCATCACAAAGGACGAGGCACTATTGACGGCCATCCGAGCTGATGTCGAGGAAGGCCAGTTCTTTAACGCGGTCGGCCTTCACGGGTTCGTTGAGGAGGCAATCTTCAGTTGGTATCTAGATGCGGGAACCAAGAAGACGCTTCGCGGTTCCCTGTGCCTGGCAATCCGGACTCTTCTCGCTCAATTGTCCGTCTATCGCTTCGACACCATTAAGAAGACCGGACGTTCACGCGATGTGCTCCGAGATTTCTATCAAGACCTGGTCCCGGAAGAGCTCCGAAAGAGCTTAGGCGAATTCTACACTCCGGATTGGCTGGTCGAGCATTCCGTTGGTAAACTCGGCTATGATGATGCAACATGGTTGAAGGCTCGCCTTCTCGACCCGACTTGTGGATCGGGTTCTTTTCTCCTTGAAGCCATCGAGGAGAAGCGCCGGGCCGCACTTGCTGCCGGATGGGCTGCTGAGCGAACGGTGGACATGCTCACAAACACCGTTTGGGGTTTCGACCTTAACCCGCTTGCGGTTCAAACGTCGCGAGTCAA is a window encoding:
- a CDS encoding IS3 family transposase: MVRRLVEQRQYSERRACKLLSLSASVYRYVPKEKNDVEVIEHMMRVAESEPQWGFSLIRGRMENEGCEANKKRLHRIYKECKLPQRKRTKRRIPERVKDPIVLPIGPNITWSMDFMHDALATGRKYRTFNVMDDFNREALCIAVDTSLPAPRVIRELEQLIEWRGKPERLRMDNGPEFIAQAMKEWAATNGIEFTYIQPGRPMQNGLIERFNRTYRTEVLDAWIFESLEQVRQMSQEWMWRYNHVRPHGSLLRLSPRAFLLKCGQLPAHYTGSRAEFPTVQQDIHNTTTPRSTFTIHCA